CGGCCATGATGAGCCGCTTGCCCGCCCCGAGCACGATGCTGTGCAGAAGAGCGACATAGGTCATCGATGCAGCATCCAATACCGCCAGGGAGTCCACCAGTGCTTGTCAGCGCCCAGTGTTTCCGGCACGGGGTCCAGCCCGCTGGTGCCGCCCGGACCGCAACGCGCGACGCGAAACAGCGTCATCCACCCGCCCGGCCAAAGTCCGTGGCGGGCGATCGCCTCATACCCATATTCGGAACAGGTAGGAATGTGGCGGCAGGAATTGCCGACGAAATTCGACAAAGTCAGCTGATAGAGCCGGATGAAGCCAACACCGAAAAGACGGCCTGGGGTCTTCGCAAACACTCCCCCCCAGTTGCGGGATCGCCCGACCTTCTCCCCCGTCTTCTGATGTCCGCAGTCCGGTTCACCGCACATCGCCTAACCCGCAGCGTTCAGAACCGGCCGGGCTTCG
This region of Agrobacterium tumefaciens genomic DNA includes:
- the yidD gene encoding membrane protein insertion efficiency factor YidD, coding for MCGEPDCGHQKTGEKVGRSRNWGGVFAKTPGRLFGVGFIRLYQLTLSNFVGNSCRHIPTCSEYGYEAIARHGLWPGGWMTLFRVARCGPGGTSGLDPVPETLGADKHWWTPWRYWMLHR